A part of candidate division WOR-1 bacterium RIFOXYB2_FULL_36_35 genomic DNA contains:
- a CDS encoding dethiobiotin synthase translates to MASLFVTGTDTGVGKTYVTILLAKHLMLKGFDVGIMKPISTGSKKDDDARLLKKTLNLKDPLRLINPIHLKLPLAPYAAAKLLKKRLNLKKIFTAFEKLKKHHDIVIVEGIGGVLVPILKDYFVADLIKDFNIPVLIVARAGLGTINHTLLTIEALKKRKVKIAGIVMNGFIKKETSEKTNADIIEEISHMPVMGKLTQVIHSD, encoded by the coding sequence ATGGCCTCTCTTTTTGTAACAGGAACCGATACCGGCGTGGGAAAGACCTATGTAACAATCCTATTGGCAAAACATTTGATGCTTAAAGGCTTTGATGTCGGCATAATGAAGCCGATTTCAACAGGTTCAAAGAAGGATGATGACGCAAGACTACTCAAAAAAACACTCAACTTAAAAGATCCTTTGAGATTAATAAACCCGATACATCTAAAACTCCCTCTCGCCCCATACGCTGCCGCAAAACTATTAAAAAAGAGACTTAACCTCAAAAAGATTTTTACGGCCTTTGAAAAACTTAAAAAACACCACGATATTGTTATCGTAGAAGGAATCGGAGGCGTTTTGGTCCCTATTCTAAAAGATTATTTCGTCGCGGATTTAATAAAAGATTTTAATATTCCTGTCTTGATTGTCGCCAGGGCTGGGCTCGGGACTATAAATCACACACTTTTAACTATTGAAGCTTTAAAAAAACGAAAGGTAAAAATCGCTGGAATCGTCATGAACGGATTTATAAAAAAAGAAACTTCAGAAAAAACAAACGCAGATATAATTGAAGAAATATCCCATATGCCGGTCATGGGCAAATTAACCCAGGTTATTCACTCCGATTAG
- a CDS encoding YraN family protein, producing MGQESYNLGKDGEERACNFLQQKEFRIIERNFRSRQGEIDIIAKDQDFLVFVEVKNYSHKSFFTPIYAIRKSKKESIIHAAKLYIYKKKLYNTLCRFDVVAIYRHISGEIIIDHIKNSFGI from the coding sequence ATGGGACAAGAAAGTTATAATTTAGGAAAAGATGGCGAAGAAAGAGCATGCAATTTCCTGCAACAAAAAGAATTCCGCATTATAGAACGAAATTTCAGATCACGCCAAGGTGAAATTGATATTATCGCAAAAGACCAAGATTTTTTAGTCTTTGTTGAAGTAAAAAACTACTCGCATAAAAGTTTCTTTACCCCAATTTATGCAATAAGAAAAAGCAAGAAAGAGTCAATCATTCATGCAGCAAAATTATATATATATAAGAAAAAGCTTTACAACACACTATGCCGGTTTGATGTAGTGGCGATTTATCGTCATATATCAGGGGAGATAATTATAGATCATATTAAAAACTCTTTCGGGATATAA
- a CDS encoding dihydroorotase, whose amino-acid sequence MVIVICNGKVITPSSKKGENTDILIEDGIVKSIGKNLKIPKDAEIIDASGLLVSPGFVDLHCHLRDPGDPEEETIASGTNSAAKGGFTSISCMANTNPPIDSPSMVKYVVSEAKSSGVVNVFPIGAVTVGLEGKKLAQMGRMLGEGAVAFSDDGRPIADSKIMRLALEYAKAFDVKIISHPENLELSVGGQMNEGAMSTILGLRGIPRQAEEIMVERDISLAAEFGSVHITHVSTASSVKLIREAKSKGIPVTADTCPHYFSLTEKEVDGFNTFAKVNPPLRGENDRREIVLGLKDGTIDAIATDHAPHREEKKNVEFGLAAKGMVGFETAFPLALTFLSEEIPLNEIIGKMTINPAKILGIPKGEIKVGVDADIVIVDPNAEYEVDIKSFASKSKNSPFNGMKVKGRIVYTIVGGKIVVRDKKLLF is encoded by the coding sequence ATGGTTATAGTAATTTGCAACGGCAAGGTAATAACCCCCTCATCAAAAAAGGGAGAAAATACTGATATTTTAATTGAAGACGGCATTGTAAAATCTATCGGCAAAAACCTAAAAATTCCTAAAGATGCCGAAATTATTGATGCTTCAGGGTTACTGGTTTCCCCCGGGTTTGTGGATCTTCATTGTCATTTGCGTGATCCGGGAGATCCGGAAGAGGAGACTATTGCTTCCGGAACAAACTCCGCAGCAAAAGGGGGCTTTACTTCTATTTCTTGTATGGCAAACACAAATCCTCCAATTGATTCTCCCTCCATGGTTAAATATGTTGTTTCAGAGGCAAAAAGCTCAGGAGTTGTTAATGTTTTTCCGATTGGGGCTGTTACGGTGGGACTTGAAGGGAAAAAACTTGCTCAGATGGGGCGAATGTTAGGGGAGGGGGCCGTTGCTTTTTCAGATGATGGGAGACCGATTGCAGATTCAAAAATTATGAGACTTGCGCTTGAATATGCGAAAGCGTTTGATGTTAAAATCATTTCTCATCCGGAAAATCTGGAATTGTCCGTGGGGGGACAGATGAATGAAGGGGCTATGTCTACAATTCTAGGGCTTAGAGGAATTCCCAGGCAGGCCGAAGAAATTATGGTAGAAAGAGATATTTCTCTGGCTGCTGAATTTGGATCTGTGCATATTACGCATGTGTCGACCGCTTCTTCTGTAAAGCTTATTCGGGAAGCAAAGTCAAAGGGGATTCCTGTGACTGCTGATACCTGCCCGCATTATTTTTCTTTAACTGAAAAAGAAGTTGATGGGTTTAATACTTTTGCGAAAGTAAATCCTCCTCTTAGAGGAGAAAATGACAGGAGAGAGATAGTTTTAGGATTAAAGGACGGGACGATTGATGCAATAGCTACCGATCATGCTCCTCATAGGGAAGAGAAAAAAAACGTTGAATTTGGGCTTGCTGCTAAAGGGATGGTTGGGTTTGAAACTGCATTTCCTCTTGCTCTTACGTTTTTATCGGAAGAGATCCCACTAAATGAAATAATAGGTAAGATGACTATAAATCCTGCTAAAATTTTGGGAATTCCAAAAGGTGAAATTAAGGTTGGAGTAGATGCCGATATTGTTATTGTTGATCCTAATGCTGAATATGAGGTTGACATCAAAAGTTTTGCTTCAAAATCTAAAAATTCGCCCTTTAACGGAATGAAAGTTAAAGGTAGGATTGTTTATACAATTGTTGGCGGTAAAATAGTTGTCAGAGACAAAAAACTTCTTTTTTAA
- a CDS encoding ribonuclease III — MSMQRDKELSDLESKIRVAFLNKQLLNQSLTHSSFANEANVLDNERLEFLGDAVIKLVISEYIYNRFPSRPEGDLTKIRATVISDETLARVANRIKLGEYLLLSENEKRNEGQKKRSNVANAFEALVGAIYLDAGLGKIRDFLIDFLKSEIDKVSSAGYIKDYKSALQEFVQKKKWMLPQYKVLREIGPKHKKEFIIGVRIKGKIMGEGQGLNKKEAEQKAAEEALKTLQSEDKKKRGPIKGLFYKVKKSIWL; from the coding sequence AAGAGCTCTCCGACTTAGAAAGTAAAATTCGGGTAGCTTTTCTCAATAAACAGTTACTAAATCAGTCTCTTACGCATTCCTCTTTTGCTAATGAAGCCAACGTTTTAGATAATGAAAGATTGGAATTTCTTGGCGATGCTGTTATAAAACTTGTTATTTCAGAATATATCTACAATCGTTTTCCATCAAGACCTGAAGGAGATTTAACCAAAATTAGAGCTACGGTGATTTCAGATGAAACGTTGGCGCGGGTAGCAAACAGAATAAAACTGGGTGAATATCTTTTGCTTTCTGAAAATGAAAAAAGGAATGAAGGACAAAAAAAACGTTCTAACGTTGCAAATGCCTTTGAGGCTCTTGTTGGCGCGATATATCTTGATGCCGGATTGGGAAAAATTAGAGATTTTTTAATAGATTTTTTAAAAAGTGAAATAGACAAAGTTAGCAGCGCAGGATATATAAAAGATTATAAATCCGCGTTGCAGGAATTTGTTCAAAAAAAGAAATGGATGCTCCCCCAATATAAAGTTTTAAGAGAGATTGGGCCAAAACATAAAAAAGAGTTTATCATAGGGGTTAGAATAAAAGGCAAGATTATGGGGGAGGGACAGGGGCTTAACAAAAAAGAGGCGGAGCAGAAGGCAGCAGAAGAGGCTTTAAAGACCCTGCAATCCGAAGATAAAAAAAAACGCGGACCAATCAAAGGTCTTTTTTATAAAGTAAAAAAATCAATATGGTTATAG